In Microbacterium esteraromaticum, the following proteins share a genomic window:
- a CDS encoding class II fumarate hydratase → MTDIEYRIENDTMGEVRVPAKALYSAQTQRAVENFPISGKGLESTQIAALARIKKAAALANKELGTLDGAIADAIAKAADEVASGKHDAEFPVDTYQTGSGTSSNMNMNEVLANLASGILGSAVHPNDHVNASQSSNDVFPTSVHIAVTQALIDTLIPSLDHLAVALEAKAELWKGVVKSGRTHLMDATPVTLGQEFGGYARQIRLGIERVQSALPRVAEVPLGGTAVGTGINTPLGFPQKVIELLAAETELPITEAKDHFEAQANRDGLVETSGALRTIAVSLTKINNDLRWMGSGPNTGLGELHIPDLQPGSSIMPGKVNPVVPEAVLMVCARVIGNDATVAWAGASGSFELNVAIPVMGTALLESIRLLSNAVRVLADKTIDGLEANVERAAAFAGMSPSIVTPLNKVIGYEAAAKIAKHSVAKGITVRDAVIDLGYVERGEISEEELDAKLDLLSMTHAG, encoded by the coding sequence GCTGTACAGCGCTCAGACCCAGCGTGCCGTCGAGAACTTCCCGATCTCGGGCAAGGGGCTGGAGTCGACCCAGATCGCCGCGCTCGCCCGCATCAAGAAGGCGGCTGCGCTCGCCAACAAGGAGCTGGGCACGCTCGACGGTGCGATCGCCGACGCCATCGCGAAGGCCGCCGACGAGGTCGCGTCGGGCAAGCACGACGCAGAGTTCCCCGTCGACACGTACCAGACCGGTTCCGGCACCTCGTCGAACATGAACATGAACGAGGTGCTCGCGAACCTGGCATCCGGCATCCTCGGCTCGGCCGTGCACCCCAACGACCACGTCAACGCGTCGCAGTCGTCGAACGACGTCTTCCCGACGTCGGTGCACATCGCCGTCACCCAGGCGCTCATCGACACCCTCATCCCATCGCTCGACCACCTCGCCGTCGCCCTCGAGGCGAAGGCGGAGCTGTGGAAGGGCGTCGTGAAGTCGGGCCGCACCCACCTGATGGACGCCACGCCCGTCACCCTCGGGCAGGAGTTCGGCGGCTATGCCCGCCAGATCCGTCTCGGCATCGAGCGCGTGCAGTCGGCCCTCCCCCGCGTCGCTGAGGTGCCCCTCGGCGGCACCGCAGTGGGCACGGGCATCAACACGCCGCTCGGCTTCCCGCAGAAGGTCATCGAACTGCTCGCAGCCGAGACCGAGCTGCCCATCACCGAGGCGAAGGACCACTTCGAGGCTCAGGCCAACCGCGACGGCCTCGTCGAGACCTCGGGCGCACTGCGCACCATCGCCGTCTCCCTGACGAAGATCAACAACGACCTGCGCTGGATGGGCTCGGGCCCCAACACGGGCCTCGGCGAGCTGCACATCCCCGACCTGCAGCCGGGTTCGTCGATCATGCCCGGCAAGGTCAACCCGGTCGTTCCGGAGGCCGTGCTCATGGTCTGCGCGCGCGTGATCGGCAACGACGCGACGGTCGCCTGGGCCGGCGCGTCGGGCTCGTTCGAGCTGAATGTGGCGATCCCCGTGATGGGCACCGCGCTGCTCGAGTCGATCCGTCTGCTCTCGAACGCCGTGCGCGTTCTGGCCGACAAGACCATCGACGGCCTCGAGGCCAACGTCGAGCGTGCGGCCGCGTTCGCGGGTATGAGCCCGTCGATCGTGACTCCCCTCAACAAGGTCATCGGCTACGAGGCCGCGGCGAAGATCGCCAAGCACTCGGTCGCCAAGGGCATCACCGTGCGCGACGCGGTCATCGACCTCGGCTACGTCGAGCGCGGCGAGATCTCGGAAGAGGAGCTCGACGCCAAGCTCGACCTGCTGTCGATGACGCACGCCGGCTGA